The stretch of DNA GAAAGGCTTAGGAGGAAATGGTATTGACTGTAGTGGTCCTTCTAGcatttctactattttatttattgatggTCTATCTGATGGATTTGTTTGAATGCACCATAAACTCACTAAAATGGTTTTTTTTATCAGATCATTTTCTTCATCAGTCACAAGAGAGTGCATATGAGATGGTATGTTACCTTGCTCAAGATCTTTGTAAATCCAGTCTGGAAAGTACATCTCGCTGGAATTTGACCGTCCACTCTCGTAGTTTTTTCTTCCTCCAACCATTTCAAGAATTAACATGCCATAACTATATACATCAGATTTGTGCGAAACACCACCATACATGCGACTAAATACTTCAGGTGCAATATATCCAATAGTTCCTCTTGTTCCCAATATGGACACaatactctctttcttttgACATATCTTAGCTAGTCCAAAATCAGAAATTTTAGGACAAAAATCTTCAtctaaaagaatattttgaGGTTTAATATCAAGATGTAAAATTCTTGTCCCGCATCCTAGATGCAAATATTCTAGCCCACGAGCTATGCCAATTGCAATTTGATACAATGTGTTCCAATCCAAATTGCAAGTAGGAGTTGGAGATCCATTTCCATAAATGAACTTATCCAATGAGCTATTAAACATGAACTCATAAATAAGTGCTCTTTTGTTTCTCTCATTGCAAAATCCTAAAAGCGAGACAATATTCACATGAGAGGTTCTGCTAATACTAGCAACTTCGTTTATGAATTCTTCTCCACTCCCTTTTGATTCATTTATCACTTTCACTGCAACAGGACGACCATCAGATAACTTCCCTTTGTACACAACACCATATCCCCCTTTGCCTAATTGATCACAAAATGAGTTTGTGATTTTCTTCACTTCTGAAAAACTATATCTCCTTAGGGCCAGAAAGCCATAAGTTGTGATGAAATCCTCCACATTCTGGTCATCAGATTCCCCTGTTTTCTCAAAGATCAACCTCCTTTGTGTTAAACTGAAGTATCTCTTGCAGTTGCAAATGATCACGGCAAAGACTACAATAATTCCAACACCAGCTGCAATtgcacctatatatatatattgaaagaaCACTTATAACTTTAAAAATGGATTTTCGGTAACTGATTTTTTGTATACATATAAGATGATTGTtgttttaattataaaagataCTAGCCACTGTATCCTAGCAAAagagatgatgataataatcATTATAAAAGGAACtttaattaacttttatttttacctACAGCTGTCTTAAGCCGCCAGTTCCACTTTGAAGATGATCCTAAAATTTAGGTAAAATTAAAGACAAGATTAATACTtagataatacataataatcTCGTGAAATGCATATAACTATGCAGTTAAAACACTATTAATTAGTAATATGGAAGTAACAGTGTTAGTGGTTCTATAAAACCTCTCGGTTTAAGATTATACTTCCTTATTGCTAAAAGCCTGTTTTGATAGAGTTGATTTCAACATGAAAATGGCATTACACAGTTTAATTTATACACAAAATTTATTGTAACAGAAGATAGAAGTCACCAGGCGCATGC from Arachis duranensis cultivar V14167 chromosome 4, aradu.V14167.gnm2.J7QH, whole genome shotgun sequence encodes:
- the LOC107486803 gene encoding LEAF RUST 10 DISEASE-RESISTANCE LOCUS RECEPTOR-LIKE PROTEIN KINASE-like 2.1 isoform X2, with translation MKPLCRLGRLSCIWMFILALIAMATHVPTSVGAADNVDYLACKNTLSCGTVNQLTYPFWGQIDNTNNRPNSCGEPNLQITCEDKNNNNGVPKFTVDSVKYRILDWDVGKQNLTVARDDYFSTSFDFCSGDFSNNTLGETILQYDDNSVVNITLLYNCSSETKPSSDQFTFVQSCNSGSVYYAEQDDNKALPYYEGCSTVIFPVSKSLASAFANSASNPITTIIQQALQSGFVLKLLPQINDKCSGCTNSGGNCGSNDGHFVCYCNDGTHSNSCSSLGSSSKWNWRLKTAIGAIAAGVGIIVVFAVIICNCKRYFSLTQRRLIFEKTGESDDQNVEDFITTYGFLALRRYSFSEVKKITNSFCDQLGKGGYGVVYKGKLSDGRPVAVKVINESKGSGEEFINEVASISRTSHVNIVSLLGFCNERNKRALIYEFMFNSSLDKFIYGNGSPTPTCNLDWNTLYQIAIGIARGLEYLHLGCGTRILHLDIKPQNILLDEDFCPKISDFGLAKICQKKESIVSILGTRGTIGYIAPEVFSRMYGGVSHKSDVYSYGMLILEMVGGRKNYESGRSNSSEMYFPDWIYKDLEQGNIPSHMHSLVTDEENDLIKKTILVSLWCIQTNPSDRPSINKIVEMLEGPLQSIPFPPKPFLYSTSSLPLQISHISSSNMDDESNSMTTVKDGSLESKEAKERKAVIIGDDFDP
- the LOC107486803 gene encoding LEAF RUST 10 DISEASE-RESISTANCE LOCUS RECEPTOR-LIKE PROTEIN KINASE-like 2.1 isoform X1, with product MKPLCRLGRLSCIWMFILALIAMATHVPTSVGAADNVDYLACKNTLSCGTVNQLTYPFWGQIDNTNNRPNSCGEPNLQITCEDKNNNNGVPKFTVDSVKYRILDWDVGKQNLTVARDDYFSTSFDFCSGDFSNNTLDETIFQYDDNSVVNITLLYKCSSETKPSSDQFTFVQSCSSGSVYYAEQDDNEALPYYGGCSTVIFPVSKALASAFANSANNPITTIIQQALQGGFVLKLLPQINDQCRGCTNSGGNCGSNDGPFTCFCNDGTHSNSCSSLGSSSKWNWRLKTAVGAIAAGVGIIVVFAVIICNCKRYFSLTQRRLIFEKTGESDDQNVEDFITTYGFLALRRYSFSEVKKITNSFCDQLGKGGYGVVYKGKLSDGRPVAVKVINESKGSGEEFINEVASISRTSHVNIVSLLGFCNERNKRALIYEFMFNSSLDKFIYGNGSPTPTCNLDWNTLYQIAIGIARGLEYLHLGCGTRILHLDIKPQNILLDEDFCPKISDFGLAKICQKKESIVSILGTRGTIGYIAPEVFSRMYGGVSHKSDVYSYGMLILEMVGGRKNYESGRSNSSEMYFPDWIYKDLEQGNIPSHMHSLVTDEENDLIKKTILVSLWCIQTNPSDRPSINKIVEMLEGPLQSIPFPPKPFLYSTSSLPLQISHISSSNMDDESNSMTTVKDGSLESKEAKERKAVIIGDDFDP
- the LOC107486803 gene encoding LEAF RUST 10 DISEASE-RESISTANCE LOCUS RECEPTOR-LIKE PROTEIN KINASE-like 2.1 isoform X3 → MKPLCCLQWMFILALIAMATHVPTSVGAADNFDYLACKNTLSCGTVNQLTYPFWGQIDNTNNRPYYCGEPNLEITCEDNNNNTNNGVPKFTVDSVKYRILDWEWDISKQNLTVARDDYFSTSIDFCSGDFSNNTLDETIFQYDDNSVVNITLLYKCSSETKPSSDQFTFVQSCSSGSVYYAEQDDNEALPYYGGCSTVIFPVSKALASAFANSANNPITTIIQQALQGGFVLKLLPQINDQCRGCTNSGGNCGSNDGPFTCFCNDGTHSNSCSSLGSSSKWNWRLKTAVGAIAAGVGIIVVFAVIICNCKRYFSLTQRRLIFEKTGESDDQNVEDFITTYGFLALRRYSFSEVKKITNSFCDQLGKGGYGVVYKGKLSDGRPVAVKVINESKGSGEEFINEVASISRTSHVNIVSLLGFCNERNKRALIYEFMFNSSLDKFIYGNGSPTPTCNLDWNTLYQIAIGIARGLEYLHLGCGTRILHLDIKPQNILLDEDFCPKISDFGLAKICQKKESIVSILGTRGTIGYIAPEVFSRMYGGVSHKSDVYSYGMLILEMVGGRKNYESGRSNSSEMYFPDWIYKDLEQGNIPSHMHSLVTDEENDLIKKTILVSLWCIQTNPSDRPSINKIVEMLEGPLQSIPFPPKPFLYSTSSLPLQISHISSSNMDDESNSMTTVKDGSLESKEAKERKAVIIGDDFDP